From a region of the Cucumis sativus cultivar 9930 chromosome 6, Cucumber_9930_V3, whole genome shotgun sequence genome:
- the LOC101204625 gene encoding uncharacterized protein At4g22758 translates to MPNPRSHRKGKLAEKSSSFHGESSTKTATMLRRPKTDPELLSFKNLGLSASAPSLDGRPKMTKLLLNVTIQGSLGPVQVLMSPEMTVADLVSATVRQYLKEGRRPILPTADPSAFDLHYSQFSLESLNKEEKLIALGSRNFFLCPKKSDDNNDLIASSSSSSCSKEAKESAKSSSSFSWFKFIDFRI, encoded by the exons ATGCCGAACCCTAGGTCTCACAGGAAGGGGAAGCTTGCGGAGAAGTCGTCTTCGTTCCATGGAGAGAGTTCGACTAAGACGGCAACGATGCTTCGGAGGCCGAAGACGGATCCGGAATTGTTGTCTTTCAAGAATCTAGGTTTATCGGCGTCGGCGCCGTCGCTGGATGGACGACCGAAGATGACGAAATTACTCCTCAACGTGACGATTCAGGGAAGTTTAGGTCCAGTACAGGTGTTGATGTCGCCGGAGATGACCGTGGCTGATCTTGTATCGGCGACCGTTCGTCAATACTTGAAAGAAGGCCGCCGGCCGATTTTGCCTACTGCAGATCCTTCTGCTTTCGATCTTCATTACTCGCAATTCAGCTTAGAAA GTTTAAACAAGGAAGAGAAGCTGATCGCCTTGGGATCTAGAAACTTCTTTCTGTGTCCTAAAAAGTCAGACGATAACAACGATTTAATcgcttcttcttcatcttcttcgtgCTCGAAAGAAGCTAAAGAAAGCGCGAAGAGTTCCAGCAGTTTCAGTTGGTTCAAATTCATCGATTTCCGGATTTAG